A region from the Desulfovibrio sp. genome encodes:
- a CDS encoding transglycosylase SLT domain-containing protein, whose amino-acid sequence MKPRRTLLIIASCLGGALLLLGLLAGFVPQREGYEVRRRASPLVISLRPEDMPAPIVSRGDGSRLWALRRAVSPAVATVATAGSPLPAGMEPDGLFAKGQDSLVQLAPLLALDGFSMPFLLAVQPPQYGDALDARGLPLRWLAAETLLEGYSPFIPRADGRARPGRTEKDGALADDDNLTYGSLPARAVRYQQLVENFARRYNISTELVYAIIHSESSFSTTLVSNKSAMGLMQILPDTASGEVHKYLYGHTGDISFDELSVPEVNIRYGTTYLHILLTRYFAGVYDPRAREYCAVAAYNMGPNRFLRLYGKSNEEALEAINAMTAEELYEDLTRRLPVAETRAYVAKVARMKGHYAALQ is encoded by the coding sequence ATGAAGCCCCGCAGAACCCTTCTCATCATAGCCTCTTGCCTCGGCGGCGCGTTGCTGCTCCTGGGGCTTTTGGCAGGCTTTGTGCCGCAGAGGGAAGGGTATGAGGTGCGCCGCCGGGCGAGCCCTCTGGTGATCAGCCTGCGGCCTGAGGATATGCCCGCTCCCATTGTTTCGCGCGGCGACGGCTCGCGCCTGTGGGCGTTGCGCCGCGCGGTTTCGCCCGCAGTGGCCACGGTCGCCACGGCCGGGTCGCCCCTGCCCGCAGGGATGGAGCCAGACGGGCTTTTTGCCAAAGGTCAGGACTCCCTGGTTCAGCTTGCCCCCCTGCTTGCGCTGGACGGATTCTCCATGCCCTTTCTTCTGGCCGTGCAGCCGCCGCAGTATGGCGACGCTCTGGACGCCAGGGGCCTGCCCCTGCGCTGGCTCGCCGCCGAAACCCTGCTGGAGGGCTACAGTCCCTTTATTCCGCGGGCGGACGGCAGGGCGCGTCCGGGACGGACGGAAAAAGACGGCGCGCTGGCGGACGACGACAACCTGACTTACGGCAGCCTGCCAGCCAGGGCCGTGCGCTACCAGCAGCTGGTGGAAAATTTTGCCAGGCGGTATAATATCAGCACCGAACTGGTATATGCCATCATTCACAGCGAAAGTTCCTTTTCAACCACCCTTGTGAGCAACAAGTCGGCCATGGGACTCATGCAGATACTGCCGGATACCGCCAGCGGCGAAGTGCACAAGTATCTGTATGGACATACGGGCGACATCAGTTTTGACGAACTCAGCGTGCCGGAAGTCAACATCCGCTACGGAACCACCTATCTTCATATCCTGCTCACACGGTACTTTGCCGGGGTGTATGACCCGCGCGCCCGCGAATACTGCGCGGTGGCGGCGTACAACATGGGGCCCAACCGTTTTCTGCGGCTCTATGGCAAAAGCAATGAAGAAGCTCTGGAGGCCATCAACGCCATGACCGCCGAAGAACTGTATGAAGACCTCACCCGCCGCCTGCCTGTGGCCGAAACACGCGCCTATGTGGCCAAGGTGGCGCGCATGAAGGGGCACTACGCCGCA